A single genomic interval of Salmo trutta chromosome 13, fSalTru1.1, whole genome shotgun sequence harbors:
- the LOC115205964 gene encoding G-protein coupled receptor 4, translated as MDKTNFNLTCVTISNSPISNLLMGIYILAFILGLAFNLLTLGPIVQQVRSQNALGVFLLNLSLSDLLYIFTMPLWINYYHKDHHWSLGSLSCSVAGFFYYSNMYLSIYLLCCISVDRCLAVTYPLRTKAFRSTRYAWVLCLVVCVTVMSGHGLVLFKDNLQDAHDDMQDRCYETYPMPQPVALFNLLRVGIGFLLPLLVLGLCYWRILGQVKQSEGLGEQAKRKVRLLSFGVIGIFSVCFAPYHLLLLTRSLAYYHMDENMYCQFEQKMHFPFSFTLALSSLNSVVDPVLYVLVSNGVREDMRLCFCGNRQGQRERESPLSIEPWNTHITSLI; from the coding sequence ATGGATAAAACAAACTTCAACTTGACTTGCGTGACAATCTCTAATAGCCCTATCAGTAACTTATTGATGGGCATCTACATCCTGGCCTTTATCCTGGGCTTGGCCTTTAACCTATTGACCCTTGGCCCCATCGTCCAGCAGGTCCGCAGCCAGAACGCCCTGGGGGTATTCCTGCTCAACCTGTCCCTGTCTGACCTACTCTATATCTTTACCATGCCTCTCTGGATCAACTACTACCACAAGGACCACCACTGGAGCCTGGGCAGCCTCTCCTGCAGCGTGGCCGGCTTCTTCTACTACTCCAACATGTACCTTAGCATCTACCTGCTGTGCTGCATCTCTGTGGACCGCTGCCTGGCCGTCACCTACCCCCTAAGGACCAAAGCCTTCCGCAGCACGCGCTACGCCTGGGTGCTTTGTCTGGTCGTGTGCGTGACTGTCATGTCCGGACACGGCCTGGTGCTGTTCAAAGACAACCTGCAGGACGCCCACGACGACATGCAGGACCGCTGCTACGAGACCTACCCCATGCCGCAGCCCGTGGCCCTGTTCAACCTGCTGCGGGTGGGCATCGGCTTCCTGCTGCCCCTGCTGGTGCTGGGGCTGTGTTACTGGAGGATCCTGGGCCAGGTGAAGCAGAGCGAGGGGCTGGGGGAGCAGGCTAAGAGGAAGGTACGGCTGCTGTCCTTCGGGGTGATCGGGATTTTCTCTGTGTGCTTCGCCCCCTACCACCTCCTCCTGCTGACCCGCTCCCTGGCCTACTACCACATGGACGAAAATATGTACTGTCAGTTTGAGCAGAAAATGCACTTCCCTTTCTCGTTCACGCTGGCCCTATCCAGCCTGAACAGTGTGGTGGACCCAGTGCTGTATGTGCTGGTCAGTAACGGGGTGAGGGAGGACATGAGACTGTGCTTCTGTGGGAACAGACagggtcagagggagagagagagtcccctCTCCATTGAACCATGGAACACACATATTACAAGCCTGATCTGA